In Osmia lignaria lignaria isolate PbOS001 chromosome 5, iyOsmLign1, whole genome shotgun sequence, a single genomic region encodes these proteins:
- the LOC117607826 gene encoding spermatogenesis-associated protein 20 isoform X4 — translation MYLYRQIVQKSQTFVSMSANMASSNVENLAQKMNRLTLEKSPYLLQHAKNPVDWYPWCTEALEKAKKEDKLIFLSVGYSTCHWCHVMEKESFKNEEIAGIMNKNFVNIKVDKEERPDIDRIYMTFVQATTGHGGWPMSVFLTPDLRPVVGGTYFPPEDTFRQTGFKTILLNIAQKWNSLKTKITEVGSANFETLQTISKIPQTSKKHEVPSLECSDLCVQQLTSEFEPKFGGFGSSYSMQAPKFPQPVNLNLLFHMYARRSSEEIAQHCQYMAIHTLKKMSYGGIHDHVGQGFSRYSTDGDWHVPHFEKMLYDQGQIMKSYADAYLATKDNDFAEIIDDIATYVIRDLRHPEGGFYSAEDADSYPTHDGHAKKEGAFYVWTAKEIKSLLDKEISDEKHIKLSDVFCYHFNVKESGNVKPYQDPHGELTGKNVLIVYNGIEETAKHFDCTVEEIKDYLKEACSILYEARLARPRPHLDDKIITAWNGLMISGLAYGGAVVENKQYVEYAADAAKFIKRYLFDEAKNILLHSCYRNTENQITQMSTPIPGFLDDYAFVVKGLLDLYESSLNEQWLEFAEKLQDIQDKLFWDEINGGYFTTTSDDPSIIVRLKEAYDGAEPSGNSVAAENLLRLADYLGRSDLKDKVTRLFGAFRHLLTQRPIAVPQLVSALVRYHDDATQIYIIGKRDAEDTDDLLRVVYKRLIPGRILFLIDHDETNSILLGKNQHLRNMKLVNDRATAYVCKHRSCTLPVTNSQQLTALLDKQQ, via the exons ATGTATTTGTATAGACA GATAGTTCAGAAGTCACAGACTTTTGTTTCAATGTCAGCAAATATGGCTTCAAGCAATGTTGAAAATCTGGCACAAAAGATGAATCGACTAACTTTGGAAAAGTCACCTTATTTACTACAGCACGCTAAGAACCCAGTGGATTGGTATCCATGGTGCACAGAAGCGTTAGAAAAAGCAAAGAAGGaagacaaattaatttttttatctgtTGGATATTCTACTTGCCACTGGTGTCATGTTATGGAAAAAGAATCattcaaaaatgaagaaattgctggtattatgaataaaaattttgttaatataaaaGTAGATAAAGAAGAAAGACCAGATATAGATAGGATATATATGACTTTTGTACAA GCAACGACTGGTCATGGGGGATGGCCAATGAGTGTATTTCTAACTCCTGATTTAAGACCTGTAGTTGGAGGTACTTATTTTCCTCCAGAAGATACATTTAGACAAACAGGATTCAAGACAATTTTACTCAATATTGCTCAAaag TGGAATTCACTCAAAACCAAAATTACAGAAGTTGGCTCTGCTAACTTCGAAACTTTACAAACCATTTCTAAAATTCCACAAACATCAAAG AAACACGAAGTACCTTCGTTAGAATGTAGTGATCTATGTGTTCAACAACTAACGAGTGAATTTGAACCAAAATTCGGTGGATTTGGTTCTTCATACAGTATGCAGGCACCAAAATTTCCACAACCAGTGAATTTGAATCTCTTGTTTCATATGTATGCTCGACGATCCAGTGAAGAGATAGCACAGCATTGTCAATATATGGCTATACATACTTTAAAGAAAATGTCTTATGGTGGTATTCATGATCATGTAGGTCAG GGCTTTTCAAGATACTCTACTGATGGTGATTGGCACGTACCCCATtttgaaaaaatgttatatgatCAGGGTCAAATAATGAAGTCTTATGCGGATGCATATCTTGCAACTAAAGATAATGATTTTGCTGAAATTATTGATGACATTGCCACATATGTGATAAGGGATCTCCGACATCCG GAAGGTGGCTTTTACAGTGCTGAAGATGCAGATTCCTATCCAACACACGATGGACATGCAAAAAAAGAGGGTGCTTTTTACGTGTGGACTGCTAAGGAAATTAAATCACTTTTAGATAAAGAAATTTCTGATGAAAAGCATATTAAATTGTCTGATGTATTTTGTTATCATTTCAATGTAAAGGAATCGGGAAACGTAAAACCGTATCAA GATCCACATGGAGAATTGACAGGGAAAAATGTATTAATAGTATACAATGGAATTGAAGAAACGGCCAAGCATTTTGATTGTACcgttgaagaaataaaagattatTTGAAAGAAGCATGTTCCATTTTATACGAAGCTAGATTGGCGAGGCCGCGACCTCATTTAGACGACAAAATTATTACAGCGTGGAATG GTCTTATGATAAGCGGTCTAGCGTATGGCGGAGCAGTAGTAGAAAATAAGCAGTATGTCGAGTACGCGGCAGATGCCGCGAAATTTATCAAGCGTTACCTTTTCGATGAGGCTAAAAATATACTACTTCACAGTTGTTACCGGAACACTGAAAACCAAATTACGCAAAT GAGCACACCTATACCTGGTTTCTTAGACGATTATGCGTTCGTTGTAAAAGGACTGTTGGATTTATACGAATCTAGTTTAAATGAACAATGGCTAGAATTTGCCGAGAAGTTACAGGACATACAGGACAAACTATTTTGGGATGAAATAAATGGTGGATATTTTACAACAACGTCAGATGATCCTAGTATAATTGTAAGACTTAAGGAAG CTTATGATGGAGCAGAACCATCCGGTAATTCAGTTGCTGCCGAAAATCTCTTGAGATTAGCTGACTACTTGGGTCGTAGCGACCTCAAGGATAAAGTTACACGTCTCTTTGGAGCATTTAGACACTTGTTAACGCAAAGACCTATCGCAGTTCCGCAATTAGTATCAGCGCTTGTTCGTTATCACGACGATGCAACACAG attTATATAATCGGAAAGCGAGATGCTGAGGATACCGATGATTTACTTCGCGTTGTATATAAGCGCCTGATTCCTGGAAGAATTCTTTTCTTAATTGATCATGATGAAACAAATAGTATATTACTTGGTAAAAATCAGCATCTTAGAAATATGAAGCTTGTGAATGATCGAGCAACAGCCTACGTATGTAAACATCGCTCTTGTACTTTACCTGTTACAAATTCTCAACAATTAACTGCGTTATTAGATAAAcagcaataa
- the LOC117607826 gene encoding spermatogenesis-associated protein 20 isoform X3, giving the protein MTMGRCSLLSLIRTYKLPKKRYSYICGTKSYLFQGAFIPLPVLRLNRIVQKSQTFVSMSANMASSNVENLAQKMNRLTLEKSPYLLQHAKNPVDWYPWCTEALEKAKKEDKLIFLSVGYSTCHWCHVMEKESFKNEEIAGIMNKNFVNIKVDKEERPDIDRIYMTFVQATTGHGGWPMSVFLTPDLRPVVGGTYFPPEDTFRQTGFKTILLNIAQKWNSLKTKITEVGSANFETLQTISKIPQTSKKHEVPSLECSDLCVQQLTSEFEPKFGGFGSSYSMQAPKFPQPVNLNLLFHMYARRSSEEIAQHCQYMAIHTLKKMSYGGIHDHVGQGFSRYSTDGDWHVPHFEKMLYDQGQIMKSYADAYLATKDNDFAEIIDDIATYVIRDLRHPEGGFYSAEDADSYPTHDGHAKKEGAFYVWTAKEIKSLLDKEISDEKHIKLSDVFCYHFNVKESGNVKPYQDPHGELTGKNVLIVYNGIEETAKHFDCTVEEIKDYLKEACSILYEARLARPRPHLDDKIITAWNGLMISGLAYGGAVVENKQYVEYAADAAKFIKRYLFDEAKNILLHSCYRNTENQITQMSTPIPGFLDDYAFVVKGLLDLYESSLNEQWLEFAEKLQDIQDKLFWDEINGGYFTTTSDDPSIIVRLKEAYDGAEPSGNSVAAENLLRLADYLGRSDLKDKVTRLFGAFRHLLTQRPIAVPQLVSALVRYHDDATQIYIIGKRDAEDTDDLLRVVYKRLIPGRILFLIDHDETNSILLGKNQHLRNMKLVNDRATAYVCKHRSCTLPVTNSQQLTALLDKQQ; this is encoded by the exons ATGACTATGGGAAGATGCTCTCTTTTGTCACTAATTCGTACATACAAATTACCTAAGAAAAGATACAGTTACATTTGTGGTACAAaatcatatttatttcaaggtgcTTTCATACCACTACCTGTACTTCGGTTAAATAG GATAGTTCAGAAGTCACAGACTTTTGTTTCAATGTCAGCAAATATGGCTTCAAGCAATGTTGAAAATCTGGCACAAAAGATGAATCGACTAACTTTGGAAAAGTCACCTTATTTACTACAGCACGCTAAGAACCCAGTGGATTGGTATCCATGGTGCACAGAAGCGTTAGAAAAAGCAAAGAAGGaagacaaattaatttttttatctgtTGGATATTCTACTTGCCACTGGTGTCATGTTATGGAAAAAGAATCattcaaaaatgaagaaattgctggtattatgaataaaaattttgttaatataaaaGTAGATAAAGAAGAAAGACCAGATATAGATAGGATATATATGACTTTTGTACAA GCAACGACTGGTCATGGGGGATGGCCAATGAGTGTATTTCTAACTCCTGATTTAAGACCTGTAGTTGGAGGTACTTATTTTCCTCCAGAAGATACATTTAGACAAACAGGATTCAAGACAATTTTACTCAATATTGCTCAAaag TGGAATTCACTCAAAACCAAAATTACAGAAGTTGGCTCTGCTAACTTCGAAACTTTACAAACCATTTCTAAAATTCCACAAACATCAAAG AAACACGAAGTACCTTCGTTAGAATGTAGTGATCTATGTGTTCAACAACTAACGAGTGAATTTGAACCAAAATTCGGTGGATTTGGTTCTTCATACAGTATGCAGGCACCAAAATTTCCACAACCAGTGAATTTGAATCTCTTGTTTCATATGTATGCTCGACGATCCAGTGAAGAGATAGCACAGCATTGTCAATATATGGCTATACATACTTTAAAGAAAATGTCTTATGGTGGTATTCATGATCATGTAGGTCAG GGCTTTTCAAGATACTCTACTGATGGTGATTGGCACGTACCCCATtttgaaaaaatgttatatgatCAGGGTCAAATAATGAAGTCTTATGCGGATGCATATCTTGCAACTAAAGATAATGATTTTGCTGAAATTATTGATGACATTGCCACATATGTGATAAGGGATCTCCGACATCCG GAAGGTGGCTTTTACAGTGCTGAAGATGCAGATTCCTATCCAACACACGATGGACATGCAAAAAAAGAGGGTGCTTTTTACGTGTGGACTGCTAAGGAAATTAAATCACTTTTAGATAAAGAAATTTCTGATGAAAAGCATATTAAATTGTCTGATGTATTTTGTTATCATTTCAATGTAAAGGAATCGGGAAACGTAAAACCGTATCAA GATCCACATGGAGAATTGACAGGGAAAAATGTATTAATAGTATACAATGGAATTGAAGAAACGGCCAAGCATTTTGATTGTACcgttgaagaaataaaagattatTTGAAAGAAGCATGTTCCATTTTATACGAAGCTAGATTGGCGAGGCCGCGACCTCATTTAGACGACAAAATTATTACAGCGTGGAATG GTCTTATGATAAGCGGTCTAGCGTATGGCGGAGCAGTAGTAGAAAATAAGCAGTATGTCGAGTACGCGGCAGATGCCGCGAAATTTATCAAGCGTTACCTTTTCGATGAGGCTAAAAATATACTACTTCACAGTTGTTACCGGAACACTGAAAACCAAATTACGCAAAT GAGCACACCTATACCTGGTTTCTTAGACGATTATGCGTTCGTTGTAAAAGGACTGTTGGATTTATACGAATCTAGTTTAAATGAACAATGGCTAGAATTTGCCGAGAAGTTACAGGACATACAGGACAAACTATTTTGGGATGAAATAAATGGTGGATATTTTACAACAACGTCAGATGATCCTAGTATAATTGTAAGACTTAAGGAAG CTTATGATGGAGCAGAACCATCCGGTAATTCAGTTGCTGCCGAAAATCTCTTGAGATTAGCTGACTACTTGGGTCGTAGCGACCTCAAGGATAAAGTTACACGTCTCTTTGGAGCATTTAGACACTTGTTAACGCAAAGACCTATCGCAGTTCCGCAATTAGTATCAGCGCTTGTTCGTTATCACGACGATGCAACACAG attTATATAATCGGAAAGCGAGATGCTGAGGATACCGATGATTTACTTCGCGTTGTATATAAGCGCCTGATTCCTGGAAGAATTCTTTTCTTAATTGATCATGATGAAACAAATAGTATATTACTTGGTAAAAATCAGCATCTTAGAAATATGAAGCTTGTGAATGATCGAGCAACAGCCTACGTATGTAAACATCGCTCTTGTACTTTACCTGTTACAAATTCTCAACAATTAACTGCGTTATTAGATAAAcagcaataa
- the LOC117607826 gene encoding spermatogenesis-associated protein 20 isoform X1 yields the protein MITYKCICIDSTFCVPYMTMGRCSLLSLIRTYKLPKKRYSYICGTKSYLFQGAFIPLPVLRLNRIVQKSQTFVSMSANMASSNVENLAQKMNRLTLEKSPYLLQHAKNPVDWYPWCTEALEKAKKEDKLIFLSVGYSTCHWCHVMEKESFKNEEIAGIMNKNFVNIKVDKEERPDIDRIYMTFVQATTGHGGWPMSVFLTPDLRPVVGGTYFPPEDTFRQTGFKTILLNIAQKWNSLKTKITEVGSANFETLQTISKIPQTSKKHEVPSLECSDLCVQQLTSEFEPKFGGFGSSYSMQAPKFPQPVNLNLLFHMYARRSSEEIAQHCQYMAIHTLKKMSYGGIHDHVGQGFSRYSTDGDWHVPHFEKMLYDQGQIMKSYADAYLATKDNDFAEIIDDIATYVIRDLRHPEGGFYSAEDADSYPTHDGHAKKEGAFYVWTAKEIKSLLDKEISDEKHIKLSDVFCYHFNVKESGNVKPYQDPHGELTGKNVLIVYNGIEETAKHFDCTVEEIKDYLKEACSILYEARLARPRPHLDDKIITAWNGLMISGLAYGGAVVENKQYVEYAADAAKFIKRYLFDEAKNILLHSCYRNTENQITQMSTPIPGFLDDYAFVVKGLLDLYESSLNEQWLEFAEKLQDIQDKLFWDEINGGYFTTTSDDPSIIVRLKEAYDGAEPSGNSVAAENLLRLADYLGRSDLKDKVTRLFGAFRHLLTQRPIAVPQLVSALVRYHDDATQIYIIGKRDAEDTDDLLRVVYKRLIPGRILFLIDHDETNSILLGKNQHLRNMKLVNDRATAYVCKHRSCTLPVTNSQQLTALLDKQQ from the exons ATGATTACGTACAAATGTATTTGTATAGACA GTACATTCTGTGTACCGTACATGACTATGGGAAGATGCTCTCTTTTGTCACTAATTCGTACATACAAATTACCTAAGAAAAGATACAGTTACATTTGTGGTACAAaatcatatttatttcaaggtgcTTTCATACCACTACCTGTACTTCGGTTAAATAG GATAGTTCAGAAGTCACAGACTTTTGTTTCAATGTCAGCAAATATGGCTTCAAGCAATGTTGAAAATCTGGCACAAAAGATGAATCGACTAACTTTGGAAAAGTCACCTTATTTACTACAGCACGCTAAGAACCCAGTGGATTGGTATCCATGGTGCACAGAAGCGTTAGAAAAAGCAAAGAAGGaagacaaattaatttttttatctgtTGGATATTCTACTTGCCACTGGTGTCATGTTATGGAAAAAGAATCattcaaaaatgaagaaattgctggtattatgaataaaaattttgttaatataaaaGTAGATAAAGAAGAAAGACCAGATATAGATAGGATATATATGACTTTTGTACAA GCAACGACTGGTCATGGGGGATGGCCAATGAGTGTATTTCTAACTCCTGATTTAAGACCTGTAGTTGGAGGTACTTATTTTCCTCCAGAAGATACATTTAGACAAACAGGATTCAAGACAATTTTACTCAATATTGCTCAAaag TGGAATTCACTCAAAACCAAAATTACAGAAGTTGGCTCTGCTAACTTCGAAACTTTACAAACCATTTCTAAAATTCCACAAACATCAAAG AAACACGAAGTACCTTCGTTAGAATGTAGTGATCTATGTGTTCAACAACTAACGAGTGAATTTGAACCAAAATTCGGTGGATTTGGTTCTTCATACAGTATGCAGGCACCAAAATTTCCACAACCAGTGAATTTGAATCTCTTGTTTCATATGTATGCTCGACGATCCAGTGAAGAGATAGCACAGCATTGTCAATATATGGCTATACATACTTTAAAGAAAATGTCTTATGGTGGTATTCATGATCATGTAGGTCAG GGCTTTTCAAGATACTCTACTGATGGTGATTGGCACGTACCCCATtttgaaaaaatgttatatgatCAGGGTCAAATAATGAAGTCTTATGCGGATGCATATCTTGCAACTAAAGATAATGATTTTGCTGAAATTATTGATGACATTGCCACATATGTGATAAGGGATCTCCGACATCCG GAAGGTGGCTTTTACAGTGCTGAAGATGCAGATTCCTATCCAACACACGATGGACATGCAAAAAAAGAGGGTGCTTTTTACGTGTGGACTGCTAAGGAAATTAAATCACTTTTAGATAAAGAAATTTCTGATGAAAAGCATATTAAATTGTCTGATGTATTTTGTTATCATTTCAATGTAAAGGAATCGGGAAACGTAAAACCGTATCAA GATCCACATGGAGAATTGACAGGGAAAAATGTATTAATAGTATACAATGGAATTGAAGAAACGGCCAAGCATTTTGATTGTACcgttgaagaaataaaagattatTTGAAAGAAGCATGTTCCATTTTATACGAAGCTAGATTGGCGAGGCCGCGACCTCATTTAGACGACAAAATTATTACAGCGTGGAATG GTCTTATGATAAGCGGTCTAGCGTATGGCGGAGCAGTAGTAGAAAATAAGCAGTATGTCGAGTACGCGGCAGATGCCGCGAAATTTATCAAGCGTTACCTTTTCGATGAGGCTAAAAATATACTACTTCACAGTTGTTACCGGAACACTGAAAACCAAATTACGCAAAT GAGCACACCTATACCTGGTTTCTTAGACGATTATGCGTTCGTTGTAAAAGGACTGTTGGATTTATACGAATCTAGTTTAAATGAACAATGGCTAGAATTTGCCGAGAAGTTACAGGACATACAGGACAAACTATTTTGGGATGAAATAAATGGTGGATATTTTACAACAACGTCAGATGATCCTAGTATAATTGTAAGACTTAAGGAAG CTTATGATGGAGCAGAACCATCCGGTAATTCAGTTGCTGCCGAAAATCTCTTGAGATTAGCTGACTACTTGGGTCGTAGCGACCTCAAGGATAAAGTTACACGTCTCTTTGGAGCATTTAGACACTTGTTAACGCAAAGACCTATCGCAGTTCCGCAATTAGTATCAGCGCTTGTTCGTTATCACGACGATGCAACACAG attTATATAATCGGAAAGCGAGATGCTGAGGATACCGATGATTTACTTCGCGTTGTATATAAGCGCCTGATTCCTGGAAGAATTCTTTTCTTAATTGATCATGATGAAACAAATAGTATATTACTTGGTAAAAATCAGCATCTTAGAAATATGAAGCTTGTGAATGATCGAGCAACAGCCTACGTATGTAAACATCGCTCTTGTACTTTACCTGTTACAAATTCTCAACAATTAACTGCGTTATTAGATAAAcagcaataa
- the LOC117607826 gene encoding spermatogenesis-associated protein 20 isoform X2, whose product MIPLFPACTFCVPYMTMGRCSLLSLIRTYKLPKKRYSYICGTKSYLFQGAFIPLPVLRLNRIVQKSQTFVSMSANMASSNVENLAQKMNRLTLEKSPYLLQHAKNPVDWYPWCTEALEKAKKEDKLIFLSVGYSTCHWCHVMEKESFKNEEIAGIMNKNFVNIKVDKEERPDIDRIYMTFVQATTGHGGWPMSVFLTPDLRPVVGGTYFPPEDTFRQTGFKTILLNIAQKWNSLKTKITEVGSANFETLQTISKIPQTSKKHEVPSLECSDLCVQQLTSEFEPKFGGFGSSYSMQAPKFPQPVNLNLLFHMYARRSSEEIAQHCQYMAIHTLKKMSYGGIHDHVGQGFSRYSTDGDWHVPHFEKMLYDQGQIMKSYADAYLATKDNDFAEIIDDIATYVIRDLRHPEGGFYSAEDADSYPTHDGHAKKEGAFYVWTAKEIKSLLDKEISDEKHIKLSDVFCYHFNVKESGNVKPYQDPHGELTGKNVLIVYNGIEETAKHFDCTVEEIKDYLKEACSILYEARLARPRPHLDDKIITAWNGLMISGLAYGGAVVENKQYVEYAADAAKFIKRYLFDEAKNILLHSCYRNTENQITQMSTPIPGFLDDYAFVVKGLLDLYESSLNEQWLEFAEKLQDIQDKLFWDEINGGYFTTTSDDPSIIVRLKEAYDGAEPSGNSVAAENLLRLADYLGRSDLKDKVTRLFGAFRHLLTQRPIAVPQLVSALVRYHDDATQIYIIGKRDAEDTDDLLRVVYKRLIPGRILFLIDHDETNSILLGKNQHLRNMKLVNDRATAYVCKHRSCTLPVTNSQQLTALLDKQQ is encoded by the exons ATGATCCCGCTGTTCCCAGCTT GTACATTCTGTGTACCGTACATGACTATGGGAAGATGCTCTCTTTTGTCACTAATTCGTACATACAAATTACCTAAGAAAAGATACAGTTACATTTGTGGTACAAaatcatatttatttcaaggtgcTTTCATACCACTACCTGTACTTCGGTTAAATAG GATAGTTCAGAAGTCACAGACTTTTGTTTCAATGTCAGCAAATATGGCTTCAAGCAATGTTGAAAATCTGGCACAAAAGATGAATCGACTAACTTTGGAAAAGTCACCTTATTTACTACAGCACGCTAAGAACCCAGTGGATTGGTATCCATGGTGCACAGAAGCGTTAGAAAAAGCAAAGAAGGaagacaaattaatttttttatctgtTGGATATTCTACTTGCCACTGGTGTCATGTTATGGAAAAAGAATCattcaaaaatgaagaaattgctggtattatgaataaaaattttgttaatataaaaGTAGATAAAGAAGAAAGACCAGATATAGATAGGATATATATGACTTTTGTACAA GCAACGACTGGTCATGGGGGATGGCCAATGAGTGTATTTCTAACTCCTGATTTAAGACCTGTAGTTGGAGGTACTTATTTTCCTCCAGAAGATACATTTAGACAAACAGGATTCAAGACAATTTTACTCAATATTGCTCAAaag TGGAATTCACTCAAAACCAAAATTACAGAAGTTGGCTCTGCTAACTTCGAAACTTTACAAACCATTTCTAAAATTCCACAAACATCAAAG AAACACGAAGTACCTTCGTTAGAATGTAGTGATCTATGTGTTCAACAACTAACGAGTGAATTTGAACCAAAATTCGGTGGATTTGGTTCTTCATACAGTATGCAGGCACCAAAATTTCCACAACCAGTGAATTTGAATCTCTTGTTTCATATGTATGCTCGACGATCCAGTGAAGAGATAGCACAGCATTGTCAATATATGGCTATACATACTTTAAAGAAAATGTCTTATGGTGGTATTCATGATCATGTAGGTCAG GGCTTTTCAAGATACTCTACTGATGGTGATTGGCACGTACCCCATtttgaaaaaatgttatatgatCAGGGTCAAATAATGAAGTCTTATGCGGATGCATATCTTGCAACTAAAGATAATGATTTTGCTGAAATTATTGATGACATTGCCACATATGTGATAAGGGATCTCCGACATCCG GAAGGTGGCTTTTACAGTGCTGAAGATGCAGATTCCTATCCAACACACGATGGACATGCAAAAAAAGAGGGTGCTTTTTACGTGTGGACTGCTAAGGAAATTAAATCACTTTTAGATAAAGAAATTTCTGATGAAAAGCATATTAAATTGTCTGATGTATTTTGTTATCATTTCAATGTAAAGGAATCGGGAAACGTAAAACCGTATCAA GATCCACATGGAGAATTGACAGGGAAAAATGTATTAATAGTATACAATGGAATTGAAGAAACGGCCAAGCATTTTGATTGTACcgttgaagaaataaaagattatTTGAAAGAAGCATGTTCCATTTTATACGAAGCTAGATTGGCGAGGCCGCGACCTCATTTAGACGACAAAATTATTACAGCGTGGAATG GTCTTATGATAAGCGGTCTAGCGTATGGCGGAGCAGTAGTAGAAAATAAGCAGTATGTCGAGTACGCGGCAGATGCCGCGAAATTTATCAAGCGTTACCTTTTCGATGAGGCTAAAAATATACTACTTCACAGTTGTTACCGGAACACTGAAAACCAAATTACGCAAAT GAGCACACCTATACCTGGTTTCTTAGACGATTATGCGTTCGTTGTAAAAGGACTGTTGGATTTATACGAATCTAGTTTAAATGAACAATGGCTAGAATTTGCCGAGAAGTTACAGGACATACAGGACAAACTATTTTGGGATGAAATAAATGGTGGATATTTTACAACAACGTCAGATGATCCTAGTATAATTGTAAGACTTAAGGAAG CTTATGATGGAGCAGAACCATCCGGTAATTCAGTTGCTGCCGAAAATCTCTTGAGATTAGCTGACTACTTGGGTCGTAGCGACCTCAAGGATAAAGTTACACGTCTCTTTGGAGCATTTAGACACTTGTTAACGCAAAGACCTATCGCAGTTCCGCAATTAGTATCAGCGCTTGTTCGTTATCACGACGATGCAACACAG attTATATAATCGGAAAGCGAGATGCTGAGGATACCGATGATTTACTTCGCGTTGTATATAAGCGCCTGATTCCTGGAAGAATTCTTTTCTTAATTGATCATGATGAAACAAATAGTATATTACTTGGTAAAAATCAGCATCTTAGAAATATGAAGCTTGTGAATGATCGAGCAACAGCCTACGTATGTAAACATCGCTCTTGTACTTTACCTGTTACAAATTCTCAACAATTAACTGCGTTATTAGATAAAcagcaataa